Sequence from the Chelonoidis abingdonii isolate Lonesome George chromosome 1, CheloAbing_2.0, whole genome shotgun sequence genome:
CTAATGCCTATCCTCTATTAAGAATGTGCATGGCCTTTCTTATCCGGCATGTGCATCTCTCATgtctgaagaagaagaagagactCTCTCAGCAGTGCTGCAAGAACCAGTGATTCTTCGAGACAGTCACTGCTATATCTGGCTGTCTGTGGTGAAACTCTGTTTCTCACAAAGGAGGCTTTGTAGCCCAGTTCAGAGAGATGCAGTGTTTCTGCCACTGATGTACTGTGTGACTAGAAATTTCGATTAACTAACCCTCAGTACCTTTGTTTGCCACTGGAGAGGCTGGCTGTGTCACCAGCATAGCAGCATTAGAGAAGCCAGCCCAGCTGAATGGTTAGGAGCTCAGAGGTTCCaacagctcccagactgcaccctgGGGTTGATGACCGATCACAGCTTACTGTTCAGAGTGAGATTTTCACTTCATACAGTGGTGGATATTTTAAGTGAGATTTATGTGAGCTGGCTTGAGCTCTGtcaaagaggtttccactttgtTATTATCTCTTTGCTTATTTGGGAAAAGGAAAGTAAggacagaaaagcaggaaaatgagtgaGAGTGAAACTGTTGTGAAATTGGAGCCATGCAGAttgcaggcagaaaaaaaagaagatgaaTATAAAAGATTTCTGGAGTTAAAAGAATTCCAGATAAAAGTTAGGGAAGCTCAGAAGCAAGTGGAAGGAGCTGCACACCAGAGAATTTTGGAACTCGAACAGGCAGAAACTGAGTAAAAGAAACTAGCCACAGACCTGACAGGCAAAGaaatggaggagaaggagagagagagaaggcaacTGGGCCAGCAACAGCAGTTTTAGTTTGAGTATGTGGGaatgggctcagggctaggggcagggggTTATAGTGTAGAGTGGCTCTTACGTCGGGGTTTGCCGTAACCCTGTCTCCCACCTTCATGTACCTGCAGCTCCTAGAAGGAGGGACGACGGGGCTCCATGTACCCCCCTCACCCACAGactccacccctgcagctcctattggcttcagttcCCATATgctcaggagctgcagggacacatgCAGGTGGGTAGGTAGCCTGCCAGCCTTATCCACCCCCGCAGCCCACCACTGGTGCGATGCTGctttccctcccactccagcaTCAGAGGGGTTCCCGGCCCATGTGTCACAGCCACGCCATCCCCAGCACCAGCCGTGGTCCCAGGCCATCTCCACCAGCACCTCTGGTGTCCCCAGATGACCCCCGTCCCCGGGAACTCACAGCACTCCGGCCAAGTTTTAGGTGGGGTACATATTAAAAGTCATGTACCGGTCACAGATTATGAGTTTTTGTTTATTGCGCAAGATCTGTCCGTGACTTGtcctaaaaatacctgtgactaaaatatagCCTTACTGATGGCTCATAAACAAAGAGAATGAACCATggaagagcttagtcttcctatGAGCGTTTCAGCCACCTATCAGTAATGGATGCTATGACTCAGCAGAGCATCCAAGGACCTGGGGCCAGACCATGAATACTGAACTCCCTTTTGGTACTTATATTTCTCCACACTCTGGGCTGGGAACTTGTCTTGTTGCATATCTTGGCTGTCTTTGAGCGTCTGCACAGGTGgataatagccctgccctgcctcacaggggtggcAGGAGGATCAATACATTCCAGGTGCTCAGATAGTCTGAGACCCTAAGATCAGGGCTGTGTTCGGGTTCCACAGAGCAACAATTCTGGACATTTGTTTGTCAAAGGCCTCTTACCGCAGCCTTTTGTGACAGCTGGTTTCTGGGAAACCCTGTGACTCTAGCACCTTGGTGTCTATGGCAGACGTGGGGGTGCTTAGGAGTGACAGTGACGGGTGGGTAGTAGAATTGTGAGGGGAGTGTTGGAGTGTCACAATGATACCGAGCCTTTCAGCACAGTCAGCAGACCGGAGTTTGCAGCCATTGAGGCTGAATGGGTCTAACTGCCAAACAATGGATCCAACGGGCATAGTGGCTCATCTTAGATGGTTCTCGGAGAAAGCCGTCTGAGGGCAAAGGTCAGCTTCACACTTTGGCCCCATAAACAGACACGGCTGAGCACTGTGGTGACTGGGCCCAGGCTCACACAGGTTTCAGAACAAGCTGCTTCCACAAGAAAGAGCAAACAGATGGAAGATACTGTCAGGGACACAGGGAAATAGGCTGGTCTGAAGCAGGCGTAGTCATGGGTGGGCCTAGTTGACCATGGCCCACCATTTAGCATCCAGGCCACCCACACACCCGTNggactgtccagtttggctgatgtacacagagaggggtattgctggcacatgatggtgtatattacattggtggacatgcaggtgaatgaatggtgatgttgtggctgatctagttaggtcctgtgatgatgtcgctggtgtagatgaACTGGATGTTTATATGGGTTACCAGAAAATCTAATTAGAGTAGTGAGGATTGTTTATAATAAAGTATTGGAAGGGCTCTAAAACTTCCTGATTTACAGCACAAAATATGTGTAGGTGCTGGGTGTcaggaggaaactttccctggAAGCAGGTTATCTCATAACTGCCTATGGAAGGgcttctttcccctttctctccagCATCGGAAActggctactgggctagatggaataCAGGTCTTCTCCCGTCTGGCAGTGCCTATCTTTCCATCAGTGGTGTAAATCCAAGACTTTGTTTTTGATGATCTTCCTTGAGATCCTGGGACTCTCTAGACTTGCACTGAGAGCAGAGAGATGTCTTGTTAAATATAATCTagtttcctgttctttttcctttcaggaagGAAAGTTGAAAACTCCTGAGACCTACCCAGTACATTATGTCAGCTGTCAATGACACCAAATCCAATTCTGCAGTGTTACTTCTCACCGGGATACCTGGGCTGGAAGATGTCCATGTCTGGATCTATATCCCTTTCTGCTTAATGTATGTTATTTCGATAGTAGGaaattcagtcattctgttcattataaaaagagatcCAAccctccatgagcccatgtacatttttctttccatgttgGCCATGACAGATCTTGGCTTATTGGTAACCACCATGCCGACGATACTGGGTATATTCTTGTTTAAATCTGGGGAGATCAGCCTCGATGCTTGTTTTGCTCAGCTGTTTTTCATCCACTCGCTTTCATGCATTGAATCATCTGTGCTCTTGTTGATGGCCTTTGACCGCTTTGTCGCAATCTGCAATCCTTTAAGATATGCGTCCATCTTAACACCCTCCAAAATAGCCAAgatgggactggtgtgtgtgctcAGGGAAGTGGCCCTAATATTCCCACTCCCCCTCTCCTCAAAAGGTTCCAATACTGTCGAACTAATGTCCTCTCCCATTCCTTCTGTGTGCACCAAGACGTCATGAAGTTAGCTTGTTCAGATATCACAGTCAACCGCATCTATGGCTTGTCTATTGTACTCTTAACAGTGGGGTTAGACTCGTTGCTCATCTGTCTCTCTTATGTGATGATCCTCAGAGCAGTGCTGAGCATTACATCCCATATGGAGTCCCTCAGGGCCCTGAACACCTGTGGGGCTCACCTCTGTGCTGTCTTGCTTTTCTACACACCAATACTTGGCTTGNNNNNNNNNNNNNNNNNNNNNNNNNNNNNNNNNNNNNNNNNNNNNNNNNNNNNNNNNNNNNNNNNNNNNNNNNNNNNNNNNNNNNNNNNNNNNNNNNNNNGAAGGAGGACAGGGCGCGTCACCAGGGTAAATATCGCTCacaaacctgattgccttctactgatgagataactggctctgtgaaatAGGAAAGCAGAAGAACATGATATCTATCGGACTTAGAAAGCTTGAACAGTCCCACAGTATTTCTTGCcagaagttaaagaagtatggattggatgaatggactataaggtggatggaaaTTGGCAGATTGTCAGACTCAGAGTAATAATCTGTGGCTCGATGTCGATTGGCagcagtatcaagcagagtgccccagagtCGGTTCTGaggttggttttgttcaacactttattaatgatctggatgaggATGGAATGCAtctcagcaagtttacagattcactaaactgaggggagaggtagatactcgGGAGGGTATAGTATGGTCCAGAGTgactagacaaactggaggattggcAAAACGAAATctatgaggttcaacaaggaaagtGCAGAGCCTGCACTTGGAGGAAGAATCCCATTTACCACTCCAGGCTGAGGACCAACTCGCCAAgcgcagttctgcagaaaaggctgggattacagtgaatgaaagctgatatgagtcaatagtgtgccttgttgccagaACGCTGGCACATATTGGgcctgcattagtaggaacatggCCAGCAGTCAAAGGAAGTAATATTCCCCTCACTCGGCACtagtgagaccacatctggaaatgttgccatttaggcccccactacagaaagatgTGAACTAATAGAAGAGTCCAGCAAAGGACCAACAAAATGATAGGAGTCGGCACAAGAtacaaggagagactgaggacTGGTTTCTTAACttgcagaagagaggagtgaggggatttgatagcagcctccaattacctgaagtggggttccaaagagaatggaactCGGCTTGTCTTAGTGGTGCAGATGAcaagacaaggagcaatggtctcaagtaaaTGGGGGAGGTTAGGTTGATATTAGACCGCTATTCACAAGAGGGGTgatgaagtactggaatgggttacctaggaaagtggtggaacctccttccttagaggtttttaaggctcggcttgacaaaACATGGCTGGATATTTAGTGGggtgggcctgctttgagcagcgtcggactagatacctcctgaagtctctcgcAACCTAATTCTATGATCTATGAGTCttggagagagagggtggggcaacaggagggaagagagattaGGGATGGGGCCTTGAGGCAGAAAAGAAGCAAGGGATAATTATTTTCTCTACTGGATCTGGCTCCTATCGCAGCTCTGCCACACGCTTTGGTTCTGGCTTCGGTGGAGCCTTGGGAAATGAAGAGGAAGTGGGGGGTCTTGGAGAAGACCTGGGCAAGGGAGGAGACTCAGAAAAAATGATGAGTAAGAGTGAGGCCTtcaagggggaagagagggcaggCAGTGAGTCACAGAGGCGATGATCACCTTACAGTGAATGGGAAAGGATCTGGACGATCCTCTCTGGGAAACAGGGGAGTATTTCTACCACTTTGCAAGCAAGGAGCAGCAGaaatggaggaaaggaagggactCGGGCCACAACTTTGCCAGGACTCCTGTGGTCAGACCGCCACTCGCACACATAACTCTGCTTGCCTGGTGGGGAGTAGGCTCAGCTTGTGTGCTAGTGTGCAGATCTGTTAATGGGGTGGGATGTCTGAAGTGGCTCTCTTGCGCTTCTCCATAATCATGTCTCTGACACAACTCAGTCACACAAGCCATGGAGGGTGTAGGGAAAGGGAGGTGTTCTAAGCCCCTTCAATACGCCCTGTCCACAGCTCGTGCAGAAGCCATGGATCACACGCACCCAGAGGCTCAGGAAAGTTCAGTAGAATTGCAACTTTTTTCATGGTCCATGGATGTTTAGCCAGAGATGGGAGGTCGAGCCAGGTAATGGAAACAACATCCACCACTCTTTCTTTATTGATGTAGACAGAAGTCTGATAAGAGCAGCACACCAGCCTTTAGGGTtctcataaacagatggttaagggtaatgtctctttacctgtaaagggtaagaagctcagtaaacctggctgacacctgaccagagaaccaatagagggacaagatactttcaatacttgaggagggaagtctttgttgtgcTGTTGTGTTTGTTCGTTGTCGCTCTTGGGCTTAAGAGGGACCAGACTCAACCCAGGCTATcccatctttctgaatcagtctttcagtttcaaaatagtcaagtaatagccaggcaaggcggattagtcgaTTTGTTCCTCAATGAAATGGTgcttttgctggaaagattttaacCTCTCTTTGTGAATTTTGAATGTAAGGCGGGGGGGTCTCTCTAGTCTTTATAATCTGTATACccgtaaagcattttccatctgattttacagagataattttaccttttctttctttaattaaagctttctttagAACTgatgatttttcttgttttaaacatCCAGGGATTGagctgaactcaccagggattggtgggggtaGAAAGGAGGGGGTGGTAATTCCTCttcttttaagatccaagggggatctgtgtaagcctctcaaggcaacccagggaggggaaggtctgGGGTGATAGGAGGGGATGgttatttctcttgttttaagacccaagggtttgggtcgttggttccccaggaaggtttggggaacagaaagtgtgccagacactaactTCTTGCTGGTGGCAGCATGCCAGACCTAGGCATAATaaaagcttagaagtgttcatgcaggtccccactccTTGAACTCTAAATTTAAGTGGAAAAAAAACGTTGACAAAGGTCAACCCGGCTCCTCCAAGACACAGTCACTTTGAAAGCTTTGCCTGCTTCCTTACCACCCCAAGTGCACGGCATTCCCTCACCAGCTCTTCTCCCCGCTGCTCCGCCCTCTGACCTGTCCCTAGAGGTAGAGATCAGTACTCATCAGCTCTAGCAGGGTCCAGGGTGAATGGAGGCCCATGTTTTCATCTTTGGGTCACCAGCACTGGAGCCGTGATGACTGACCCTCACTTGACGAACGCCTATTTCTCACACGAAGGTGTTTCTTTTCACGCTTCACACAATTGGACTCATGGCGGCGACAAACAGTTAGACGTAGCCCAGGACAATCTGAAAGTAGGAGAAGAGCCCTTCAAATCTGTGGTATCACAGACCAGACTGTCTTCTGGTGTGTAAAAGAGCAGGACGGCGCAGAGGTGGAAATGCAGGTATTGCAGGGCTTGAGGCACTCGTGTGGGACGTGATGCTCAGCACTGTTTTGAGGATCATCACATAAGAGAGGAAGATGAGCAGCAAGTCCAACCCATGGTTAAGAATGTAATAACCAAGCCGTAGATGGTGTTTGAATCGGAACAAAGCCATATCATGACTTCCTGTGCAGCGGCAGTAGGAAGGGGAGAGGACACTGGCTCACAGTATTG
This genomic interval carries:
- the LOC116832836 gene encoding LOW QUALITY PROTEIN: olfactory receptor 51G2-like (The sequence of the model RefSeq protein was modified relative to this genomic sequence to represent the inferred CDS: inserted 1 base in 1 codon) → MSAVNDTKSNSAVLLLTGIPGLEDVHVWIYIPFCLMYVISIVGNSVILFIIKRDPTLHEPMYIFLSMLAMTDLGLLVTTMPTILGIFLFKSGEISLDACFAQLFFIHSLSCIESSVLLLMAFDRFVAICNPLRYASILTPSKIAKMGLVCVLREVALIFPLPLXLKRFQYCRTNVLSHSFCVHQDVMKLACSDITVNRIYGLSIVLLTVGLDSLLICLSYVMILRAVLSITSHMESLRALNTCGAHLCAVLLFYTPILDIYRPLHVERRQTL